From a single Chitinophaga sp. Cy-1792 genomic region:
- a CDS encoding histone H1-like repetitive region-containing protein, which translates to MATIKKAAAKKAAPKKKAAAKKAAPKKAAAKKAAPKKAAAKKAAPKKAAAKKAAPKKAAAKKAAPKKAAAKKAAPKKAAAKKAAPKKAAAKKAAPKKAAAKKAAPKKKAAAKKAAPKKAAAKKAAPKKKAATKKAAAPAAPAAPATPAN; encoded by the coding sequence ATGGCAACAATTAAAAAAGCAGCTGCTAAAAAAGCTGCGCCTAAAAAGAAAGCTGCTGCTAAGAAAGCCGCTCCTAAAAAAGCTGCTGCTAAGAAAGCTGCTCCTAAAAAAGCTGCTGCTAAGAAAGCCGCTCCTAAAAAAGCTGCTGCTAAGAAAGCTGCTCCTAAAAAAGCTGCTGCTAAGAAAGCTGCTCCTAAAAAAGCTGCTGCTAAGAAAGCTGCTCCTAAAAAGGCTGCTGCTAAGAAAGCTGCTCCTAAAAAAGCTGCTGCTAAGAAAGCTGCTCCTAAAAAAGCTGCTGCTAAGAAAGCTGCTCCTAAAAAGAAAGCTGCTGCTAAGAAAGCTGCTCCTAAAAAAGCTGCTGCTAAGAAAGCCGCTCCTAAAAAGAAAGCTGCTACTAAGAAAGCTGCTGCACCTGCTGCTCCAGCAGCACCTGCAACTCCAGCTAACTAA
- the rpmA gene encoding 50S ribosomal protein L27, producing the protein MAHKKGEGSVKNGRDSQSKRLGVKIFGGQPAISGNIIVRQRGTVYHPGSNVGIGKDFTIFAVADGVVEFRKGRENKTYVSVKAFDTTAQAEA; encoded by the coding sequence ATGGCACATAAAAAAGGTGAAGGTAGTGTAAAGAACGGCCGTGACTCCCAAAGCAAAAGGCTGGGCGTTAAAATTTTCGGTGGTCAGCCTGCTATTTCTGGTAACATCATTGTTCGCCAGAGAGGTACTGTTTACCATCCAGGTTCTAATGTAGGTATTGGTAAAGATTTTACCATTTTCGCAGTTGCAGACGGTGTAGTTGAATTCAGAAAAGGTCGCGAAAACAAAACCTACGTTTCTGTTAAAGCATTTGACACCACTGCTCAGGCTGAAGCCTAA